The genomic interval TTTGTTTCATATATAAGTGGGCCAGTTAAGAGGCATGAATGCCAGGCACATACCTTCATCATCGCTGTTTTCCCTCATTTTTActtgataattatatttactGAGCCTTATTCCTTGTCAATACCTTGAATGTAATACCAGCCGCCCTGTCGGTGAAGagatgtgcgtgtgtgtgtgtgtatatatatatatatatatatatatagtctgaCTTTCTCAGAGGGAGACCTATCATTAGGAAAATCCATGGCAAATGCAGTCACTTGTGGGACACCGTCACTTTGACCAAAGAAGGGTAGCAGATTGCTTGCTCCTCTTTGTatcttttccttaattttttttttttttgtaaccatAATTATGCTAGACCTTGCTTTATAGTAAGTCGGCATGCGTGTAAGTTCTCTAAAATGAGTTGCTAATGACGATAACTTGGTATTAAGAAAATGGTTAGGGAGCTGTTGATGGTCTTGAGCACAAGGTAATTAGGAGCATTGGAAGACTACAACCTGTAAATTTAGTTGGTTGTTCCAAGTTTTTGGACGTCTTGGGTGCGAAATGTTGGCTGCCTTTTGTCACTCGCACCGACTCAAAACTAGGTAATTGGGTCTATAGCTACTAAATAGAAGTTACCCGTGATGAAGGTTGAGAGTGTCGTTTTTGGTTCTAAATATGTTTTAGTCCGTTTTTAAGCGTGGTAATACATGACATGACTTGTTAATCCAATACGAACACGATATGATAATTGTGGATTTGAGTTTAGTCTTGATGAGTTTGGGTCAAAATGGATTAAttcgttaagacacgattactTAACGGATTGATAATAGGTCAATCtattatgacccgttaagaaagcaGTTAAAGTTACACAATTATACCattatacctaaaagtaaaattattgaaattttaattttaatatttttattatttagattgtaattttagatttgtagatagttttatattttttatagatattgtgattttaacatttatataaaattattctaaatttaatcAGGTCAAACGAGTTAATTTTGAGTCTGTTCAATCTATTTacataaacgggttgaaacaGGTCATATTGTGTTAACCTATTTCGTAATATTTACTAATGGGTTGTtacgtgtcaacccgttatgttAATAGGTTGTGTTAGGATTTAAGATTTTAATACGATAAGCTTAACGAATCGTATTCTGAttaatctatataatataatatacatgtcttaaCACGACCCGCTAACACGATCTGATACCCCCTCCAATCTTTCTGTCTTGGATATCTTTGCACccacaaaaaagtaaaagaaagaaaaaggacacCAAGTTTTGGAAACCTGAACCTAAAGCATTGTTGCCAGGACATGGACTGGGAGAGGATGACCCctggaatctctctctctctggccaATAATGCAGAGGACAACCAAAATTTGGCCTTTTGGAGTGACTCAGAAATGCATGGATGAGGCTGGAGCCCGCAGCTGGATCATATGTTAGGAAATCAGCATCTCTTATATACTGTAGGTCCCGGTAATCTTCTTATTAAAGCTCTGCCAGCGCTTGATCAATAGATCACAATCTGAACCTATCCCATTTAtcttaacatatttattttgtacatAAGACAGACATACTGTAGTTTGTTTAAAATAACAGTGATCAAATTCAGATCATGGGAAGGTTTAAGGTTGAATTCACTGGAAAAGAAAATTGCCAATGGAGGACTTTGTTTCTTTCAGATATGTTTTGTCGGCTCTTAAAGGTGGTTTAGGTTAAGcaggaaaaacaaataaaaaggcaTGAAAAGAGCACTACAACTGCatctaataatgataattagTTAGACAGCTTGGAAAGATTAGGACCACaaagttaattaatttcagAAATACATTATTTCAACTTTCTGGaaacaaatacaaaagaaagaaagaagaaggggAAAATACAAATCAAAGCTCAAACAAAGATTAGCTAAATTGTTATTACCGGCTaggaaaccaaaaagaaaataaggaatTCATCTCAAACGTTCAGTTGAAATTCCCTGTACTATCAACATCTCTGTATTCGTTtatgaagagagaaaataattcaaaaaaaaaaggggaattTACAGTTCATATCTGCTGGAAGACATCAAAATTTGCTCCCGTTAGATCTTCTGATAGCGACGTCAACGGATAGCTACTGAAATCTACTGAACTGCGAGCATGAAGCTGACCCTGTTCATGTTGCCAGGAACTTGGCTTTGGTTCATCGGATTTTATCCCGTTTACCTGAAACTGAAACAAAGATTCTAACTTGTTGTCGGCATCCCATGAAAAGGCTGCATTTTCTACCATGTTGTTCATCTGGAAACCGGCGTAGCTACTCATGTTTGAGCTGTTGCTTGAACTTTCCTTCACCTCATTCAAGAAAAAGGAGCTCATTCTCGAAGCTGAATTATCAGAGAACTCTGTCCCGGACAAGTTTCCATGATCAGAATTGGTCAGACTTGGCATTGAAGCGAATCCATAGTTGGAATTCGTCTGGAAATGGCTTTGATCATTTGGGGTTTTGATAGTTGTCTGATTCTGAAGTAGGAAACTTGAATTATAGCCGTTTGATCCGACACTACCCGCTTGGAACTCAAAGTAGGCCATTGGATCAAAGGCAGGCTTGTACATGAGAAGCTCTCTTGAAGCATCTGTTACTTCACCATCATAGTAATTCATGTCTTCAACTAAAAATGTTGGACCCTGAGAAGCCAAGGCTGATGATATTGTTGGAAATTCTTGAGACTCTGGTATGTGCAAAGATGCCATTTCTGTAcattttttctcatcttttggTTCAATTTCGCTTAGTAGCTTGTGGGTAGTTGGGTCAATTCCTTGCTTCAtcagcttcttcttcaaacatGAATTCCAGAAGTTTTTAATCTCATTGTCTGTTCTACCCGGTAACTGTGCAGCAATTTGAGCCCACCTGAGATTTAGacaaatgaaggaaaaagatCAGATCAACTCGAGCCCAATGAATAttcatttccattttcaaaTCAAAGATCAAAATTCCGATATATTGCCTTAATGAAATTATGATCATTACCTGTTGCCAAGAACTTCATGAAGGCTGATAATGAGATCCTCCTCCTTTTGTGAGAACATTCCTCTCTTTAAATCGGGTCTCAAATAGTTTATCCATCTCAATCTGCAGCTCTTCCCACACCTTTGCAATCCTGCAAGaatcaaaaacacttaaaaatttGTGGATACCATGAACCTTGACATGATATGGCACTAGTACTctcaaaaagaaattacaaacaGTGATGGATATATATACCAGCTAGTTTAGGAACTGAACTCCAGCAGCCAACACCAAACCTCGTTATGTAATTGTACagtttctcatcttcttcaggAGACCATAAACCTTTCCTTAATTTCTGCTTTAAACAGCACGAATGACGTCCCATTCTGCAAAGGCTATTGTGAGGGACAATGGTATATTATGCAGCTGCAAGCGTGATCACTCGGACATGGAATGTTTGAGAGGTGGACGAGAATATATGTCTATGTTGTAAGAGTGGGAAAACCAGGACTAATTTCTGATGATTTAAAGGGAACAGGAATAAATCATACTTAGAGTTCAAgttatggagagagagagagagctgaggaaGGTGAAGTAATCAAGTGGGTTTTAAGCAAATCCGGTGCTGCTTTTGCATTGGACTGGATTGGTTTTTAAGATATCTCTATCtctagaaaattaataaaaaggtgataataaaacaaaaacaactccATAAACGTGTACTTATGAGTAAGAATACagttatatgtttatttttttaacattaattgataatataaacTATTAAATTAAACAGTACAGGTCTCTTGTATTTGgaactaaacaaaaaaatatagcaCCTTTTTTCTCCCTGTTGTCGTTGTGTTAGcactattttcaataaaaaaaaagctctGTGATTCATGCATGGGGTCATCTGGCATATATGGAACCCATCtttctttaactttttatatatcttaGGTCGGAGAAATTTACCCCTTCATCACTTAAGtcaaaataattctaaaaaattaatttaatcatgCATGCCCcctattaatatttctttatatataagaacCTCTAAATTAGTTAGCCTCGCCATGAATCTTCTTCGATGGCTGGTAGTATCTCTCAAAGTAAACTTGCCAACTAAAGTAAAAAGAGATAGCTACATGAACAAAGCGTTATAGTATTTATTGTTGTCGGTATAAACTCTTGGaccaatattattaagaaaatattttaacaaattagataaaagtaaactcacaaactgatatagcttgatgtgatatgtcagattataaaattatttttattataaagtagatctaatatattctataaaaccacatcaatttatgaatttactttatataatttttttttatgtctataTATCTCTTTCGTTTAAGacacaattaaaaaaacttgaaagaatCTTGATGTCGGGTGAAGTTTACTCCAAAGTGAACggacagaaagaaaaaaatcactCGTTTTGAGAGGTAAcgaccatatttttttattttccacgaGTTGTTGGGGCGGCGTATAATACAAGTATAGTGTGTTTCATGCCTTCGCTTGGCAGCCATGCACTGTACAAAATGCAAcggatatatattattaaaataatactttACACCACActttcatcatattttaatcatattaattatatttattatcattaaataataaataaagatgtaataaataatcatttaataataaaaaatatgtccataacttatttaataaaataaaaataaaatgatagtaTTAAACGTAGAGTTTTCTCTGCTACAGATTAATTTTCCTAATCAAAAGCAAGTACAGGGTCGACCGACATAGTGCGACGTCGACGAAGAGCGTGTGGgctccatgcatgcatatatgttttGACTCTTTAATTAAGATAAGGAGCTAGCTAGGACTACGACTGCCTGTGCGACCTTAAGGTTccattgaaaaatacaaaaaaatatttaatgggAAGAGAGAGGAAACTAAATAAAGAGAGGATTGGAAAgcttttgttttctgtttttggtaCTTTCCTTTTGGGATCGAGTACCATAAAATAGTTGGTTGGTTCTACTTCTCACTTTAACAGATTAGTTTCCTTATAACATGATCATGTGGCTAAACGtgtttataaaatgattaaagataatcataatcatatatatatatatatatgtaattaatgtTAAACCAAGTACGAAGTGGCACTCTAAAAGAGATCATCATCTTATCATAgggttgaaaaaatatatacttttaagAACATGACGAGACTTTATTAAATAActtacttcaattaaataattttaattgttcttATGTGCATTGCACGAGTAGTACTCTATGATCATTAGTTTCATAGTAATGTTACTGATCATcgttcttttatttattattttttaatgtgatattaaataattagaaaactATTTGTTATGTTCACTTATctatcaataatttaatgtcaTATTAAGAGAGATTGAGAcgatgataattaaaataattataaataatgtttttcttAAACACGATAAGAAAGGAATAGATTATACCAAATATAAACTTAATGCATGTATTGGGTTGATTTAGCTTTTCTCAAAGGATGGGCTGATCTCCATGTTAATGCAAATATAAATGagtaaatctaatttttcttgcatgtcagtttaaatttttaagattagTGATGATTTCACATGTTATCGAAGTAAATGTACTGAATTCGAACTCTGACTCtacattttacatatttaattaaatgactCCGTAGTCCATAACAACTTTTGTAAGATGATTTTGCAACTGCATTTTGAATTGACGTGGAATATATAGGTTTGAATCGAGCAGATCATGAATGCTCGAAGACAGGACCATATATAAGTCTGAAATGCTCTTAAATGTTGCTTAAACCTTAATTCCTAAAATTTCCACCAAgtcatcatcaacataaacaataAGTTGTCCACCACCTATCTGATCTACAACTCAAATCGAgctgcatgctagctagctacctagctACTCTcaagtaccatatatataaatacgaGCTCCAAACTTAATGTTTCATTGAATGTAAAATGAAGGTTAGGTTGCAACGTCAAAATATTACTAAGTACTCATTTTTAAGTAGTTCATGATCGAGtgttcttttctttgaaaacctCAACGTTCGATTTGAAGATTTGGgaccttttttattattttttattcaagtaggatgagataaaaaatttaaaaggaaatgactatttTGAGAGAGCTGTCCATGGACATCCAAGCgttactacaagaaaatgatcttacaaaaattattattttctattaaaagtAGTCtgtttttgtcacaaataatcattattatcataaataatccgtcacaaaaaagaaagaaatttactTATTAGTTTTTATATTCAACATACATAGAGTTCTTATTTACAAAAGaagtaattttttgtaaaaattattagacaaaaaattatttattctaataaaaaaaatattgctcataaatattatattatttagagaAGTATTATAGacacaaatgaattatataaaaataaacttataaagtGACGTAATTTCATGTAATCTGTTATATCTACTTTacgataaaaaataatcttacaatctaatatatcatatcaaaatacgtCACTTTAAggttttaattttgtatattccTTTGTAGATAAagtatttgtttattatttaatatctaattagttTAAATTCGATTGCTGATTGATCACCTTTTCAATATCATTATCtcactatatatacatatcgaTTAAGATCCATATTGAGAtatttaaagattatttatatatttttatctagaCATGGGTCATGGGGACCTATGATCAATcattaaaataaacttatttttaaaaaaatatatatatatatatattctattaatgaATAATGTAACCTAAGTGCTTGGTAGCACGTGGGCGAACACATTCCCCCCATTGTCATCTGTGAGTAGTAAATAATGAATTTCTGGTTAAACCCCAAAAATGAATGAAGTGTCAATGATTGGAGGGTTTTGATGGACGTAACCAGAGAACTGAAGAACCGACAGTTACACGTAGGCTGTCATTAAATGCAGAATAGTCTTGGAAAATACGCCGCCAGCTTGACATGCCAAATCACACCCCCCCACCTCCACATACGTCCAATTCGTACAGTTCTTGGCTAACATTTTTTGTctgtctttttaatttttataatcccaatatcatataatatatatatatatatatatatatatatatatatatatatatacacatactgTATTCTGGCACACCGCCAACCTATCtggattttctataattttctagtttttattAAGATATGAGAGTTTGGAGAAGGAGAGTTAGGCTTCGTTtgctttttaaatttatgttaatttattttattttattattataatttttttaaattttaatataaaatataataaataatttaattttttaaaattttaaaataataataatattaaaaaataatattttaataatattttatcatcgtAACTCAACTAACTTAACATATAAAT from Juglans regia cultivar Chandler chromosome 2, Walnut 2.0, whole genome shotgun sequence carries:
- the LOC108979273 gene encoding transcription factor MYB86-like, which translates into the protein MGRHSCCLKQKLRKGLWSPEEDEKLYNYITRFGVGCWSSVPKLAGLQRCGKSCRLRWINYLRPDLKRGMFSQKEEDLIISLHEVLGNRWAQIAAQLPGRTDNEIKNFWNSCLKKKLMKQGIDPTTHKLLSEIEPKDEKKCTEMASLHIPESQEFPTISSALASQGPTFLVEDMNYYDGEVTDASRELLMYKPAFDPMAYFEFQAGSVGSNGYNSSFLLQNQTTIKTPNDQSHFQTNSNYGFASMPSLTNSDHGNLSGTEFSDNSASRMSSFFLNEVKESSSNSSNMSSYAGFQMNNMVENAAFSWDADNKLESLFQFQVNGIKSDEPKPSSWQHEQGQLHARSSVDFSSYPLTSLSEDLTGANFDVFQQI